GACGACTCTTTTGGAATAGTCGCCGTCAAATGGGATGTTTCAGATGGCTCGATGACGGTGCTGCCGGACACAGTGCTTGAACTCAGGGGCTTTACACTGATTAATGGGGTACCCGTAGAGACTTATTCTTTCCTGGAAAGTCAGCCATTCGATATCAGCTCTGATGGAAGCAAGATCATCGGACTTGCAGAGTTTACGGATCGCGTAATGCAGCCCTTTGTCTGGACCGAGGAGTCCGGCATGCAACAACTGCATGTAGAAATGCCGCCGCAGTTCAGGGATACACATGCAACGGGTATAAGCGGCGACGGCGCAAAAGTTGTTGGCTGGTTTGATACCACACCCGCCACGGTGGAGACATCCTACATCTGGACCGAATCCGGGACTAGTCCTCTTATAGTTCCTTCTATGGGCGGCCTTTACCACTACGCGGCTGGCATCAGCGCTGACGGTTCAACAGTTATTGGCCACTTCCAGACGCGAGATAGCTGGGACATCCAAGCATTCCGATGGACTGCTCAAGAGGGTTTGCAGTCCCTCGGGGATCTTCCAGGTGGGCGTACTCATAGTTTTGCCACCGCAGCTAACTCTAACGGCTCAACAATCGTTGGGTTTGGAAGTCCGGGCGAGCCGGGTGCAGATGGGCCTTTCGACGGTGTTAATCAAGTTGCTTTCATCTGGTCCAAAGAGAATGGCATGCGCAGCCTAGGGTCACTATCACCTGGTGAACCCAATAGCCGAGCTTATGGCGTTAACGGTGATGGAACTGTCGTTGTCGGGGAGACTCGATCGCCTGATAGCAATAAGGCGTTTATCTGGACCGAAGAACGCGGTATGCGGTCCATTGGACAGATGCTTGAGCAGAATGGCGAAGACTTGGCCGAATGGTCGTTACTCAATGCTACAGGCATCTCATCTGATGGGAAGAAGATAGTCGGCACCGCATATAGAACTGAAAACACCATATACAATGTCGAGTACGCGGTCTGGATAGCGACTATTCCTGAGCCGACTGCTTCATTCTGGCTGCTGTCAGGCCTATCGATCCTTTATCGACGCAGGCAGAATGTATAGCAATCAGATATCTGTTTCCATAGCCTCACCAGGCGATGTCGAGTTGCAGTGCACTAAGTAGGATTCAACTTTTAGTTCGCAAACCCCGCCACCTCATCAATCGAGATCGACAAGGCCTCCTCTCCGCTGCCGCCGAATGCCTCATGTGGAGCGCGAGCCGCGGGCTCTAGGTTACTGGCGTGAGCAGCATAGAGAAGTTTGGTGGCCGGCTGGAGGTAGTAGGACAGTGTATAATGAAAAGTTCTTAGATTTCATTGTCGCTACTCGATCAACAGATCAATACTCTAGTCGTTATTGACACTTCTGCAAGTTTTTCAAAGGTATAAAATGTATTCTAGCTACTCGCTCGGCCATCATTTCCATGGCGCGCGACTCGCCACAGAACGGCGTAGTTCTTGACAGGACTCGTGAACCACGCTTTCGAACCAATCACAAAACGCCAATGTCCATGACGCTCTCGGTGGGTTTGGCGGACCTGGCTCGAATCGGATCGGTACGCGAGTACACTCGCATGCAGCAACAGCTCGATTGATCACCCATGACATTGTTCTGCTGGTATCTTCTTCCAAGCCAGCGGTCTTAGCGCTCTTGAGATACAGCCGCGCCTCGTCCCATCGCCCAAGGCTGAAACTAGCCTTGCACGCAACGATTGCGTACACAAGGGTGTTTGGTTCAAGTCGTACTGCTTCTTCAAACGCTTTCAGTGCGTCTTCCGTGTGCCCAGCTCGGTACGCCTGAAGCCCACAGTTGAAGAACGCCGCCGCAAGCACGGCTTCTGGTGAGTCAAGATTCGCTGGTGTCATGCTCTCGCCTCCTCATGGGAACCTTCCCGACATTCAAACAGGTCGACAAAGGGCTGAAGCCTACGACGAAGGGTTGGTTGAACGTCGATAGCTTTATTGAACCACTCGATAGCCTCGACTCTCCTCCCGTGGTCTCTCGCGATCCGGAATCCGATCTCAGCCGGCTTGCGGCCGTCGCCTTGATCCCAGTCTTCACCAGCCTCTATACGCGAACGTAGGCACGACTCGATCACGACGGCTGCAGCCCCAGCATTGCAGAAACGATTCTCGAGCGAGGTGTCCAGCATTCCTTTGATGAGATAGTCGATGTCCGGCCCCAAGGATGGATCATTCACCGATGGCTTAGTTTGAAGGTCGGTATGCATCCCAGCGAGCATGGCTCGAACTTCAGAGTCGTTCGAACATCCTCTCAACTCACTCTTTCGGAACGGCAAGACGCCTGTCAACAACTCATGAAGCACCAGACCTAGTGAGAACACATCGCTTGCTGGTGTCTCGAATCCGCGAAGGCTCTCAGGGGCCGTGTAGAGCAACGTCCCGGCTGCGGCGACACAATCTGTAAACCGATCGACAGCTTGCGCGAGTCCAAAGTCCGCCACTCGCGCCGTCAACCCCGAACCTGCACTCTCGATGAGAATGTTCGAAGGCTTGATATCGCGATGGACGATTGCTTCCTCAAGTTGGTGGGCATGCGCCAGAGCGCTAGCGATCTGAAGCCCGAGATCGAGCGCAGCGATTGGTTTTAGCCCAAAAGCACTGGCGTCGATCATGTCAGCGAGAGTACCGGACTCGACGTACTCCATCGTGATGTAAGGGTTGTCACATTCGCGAAGTCCGATTCGATTCGCATCGAACACTCTCACGATTCCAGGATGTGTAATTCGACTAAGGACAAATGCTTCCCGAAACGCCTCGTGACCTGCTTCCTCGTCGAAGGCATCGACTAGGAGCTTTAAGGCCTGCATACCGAGATATCTGTGACGTACCAAGTACACGTCAGCGAACCTTCCAGAGCCCAGATATCGGTCAACCGTGTAGGTCTCGCGTAGTCTCGTGCCTGCTTTGAGAGATATCCTCGGCTCCTGCATGATCGCCGCCTCGCTTACATGACATCCGAGCGGATTGCAGCTCCCTGAGCTTCTGCCGCCAGTTCGGCGGGCAGCTCTTGGATGAGCTCACGACAGACACTCTCCAGAGAGTCGACGTCACCACGTCTCATCGCGCCTGCGCCCTCGGCCATCAACTCGCGAGCCTTGACCTGATCCGGAAACTCGCCGATTCGCTCAGCACAAAACTGCAGCATGCCCGCCCAGAAACGCGGGTCGCGTTGCAAGCCCATCATTCGAATCTGATGAAGCATCGTGATCGATGCCTCAAGCATCTTGGGATCGTGGGCTTTCACTGCTCGCTGCCCTTCAATGATCACGGTGTCAATTGCCTCGTTCAAGTCCGTCTGGCCAAGTTCAGCGAGCAGCTCTTTGACCTTGGCAGATTCTTTCTCGAACTCTGCCAGCTTCGCGGGCCAATCGACGAGCGTATCGAGCCGATCAACCTCAGTCGCGAGCGATGCGAGTTCGTTCCTTGCCTTTCCAGCCGCCACATCGTCTCCGGCTTCCCAGGCATGGATCAGCTGTTCAATCCGATCCTCTTGCGATGACACTTCAAGCTTCTGAACTTCTTCTAGAACCTCTTGGGCATCTCCCTGGCTGGCTTTTTCCGCGACAGCAGTAACCTTCGCGCGTGCCGCTGCTAGCCTCTGACGCATGACCTCAGGAGGCTCATGCTCCAAGACCGTGTTCCTGCCACGCTCCTGGGGCACGAACTCCTGATCGAGTCTCTCGATGTACACAAGCGGATGCGGAACGCCTGATTCATCGACGCGAACGCTTGCCTCAACCTTCGAGCCCTTTGGTAAATCGCGTCGAATCTGAGCCCCATGAATATGGATCATGGTGCCGACTCTGTTGTGATCAGCTCGTGGGGCATCACCCGACAGAAAAGGGATCACGAGCGAATCGTCACTCCCTGCCTTCAAGTCCCGGCTCGTTCGAAGATCGTGGTGGCCATCCGCCGGGAGTGTTGTGCCAGCGGACACCAGCATTTTCGCGGAACCATCAGCCAAGGCTACCTGGCAGCCAGACGGAAGCGTTGCCTTTCCGACAGTCAGCCCATGAGTGATCGCGAACTCAGACGGCGTGACTGGGACCAGTTCACCATCGGGGCCACGCAGCTCGAGTCGAAATGAGGATTGACCGGAGTCACGGATCTGCACATTGGTGAAGAACATGCCGGTAGCGTCGAGCGCGAGATTGCCGCTCGTGAACCCATTATCGTCGCGAGTGATGGTTAGTCGGCAGTCGGTCGCATTAAGACCATCTGGAGTGGACACGCGTCCGCCAACCAGCGGCGTGGCTTGCTTTGTGATCCGTTCAAACTCAAGGTTCACGCTTGCCTGCCCAGAGGCGACGACTGCCGCGCCAGCACCCTCTGCTTCGGGCATGACCTGTGTTGAGGCGAAGACCGCGGCCCCTCGCGCAACTACGGTCATCGGATCAAGCTCAAACGACGTCGGGATTCCGAGCGTTCCGACCTGCTCACGGACCATGGGAACGAATGTGGTTCCGCCGACTAAGACGACCTTCTCAACGTCACCGGGACCGTATCCGGAGGCACGTATAAGCTCTCTTGTGATCTGGACAGACTTCGAGACGCTGTCCCGGATTAGACGCTCGAACTCTCCTCGCGACACACTCAGATCGAGCTCTACCGGTGCACCGGTGTCGTCTTCGAAGACGTCGCCAGCCTCACGATACAACTCGCTGCTATCCGATCGGCTCAGTTCAATCTTGATATCTTCAGCGATCGCTTTAAGGCGGCGTAGACGACCGATTGACTGCCGGTCGTCCGCAGAGTGCCGCTTGAGGGATCCGATATTGAACTTCTGAGCGATCTTGGGCAGCAGAATGTGATCAACAATCGCCCAGTCAAAGTCCGCACCTCCGAGATAGTTGTCTCCTGCATGCCGGACAACGGTCAAGGCTCCATCGCGGATCGAGATCAGCGATGTATCAAAGGTACCGCCGCCGAAGTCGTACACGAGCCATAGAGCCTTCTCGGATTCTGTACTCATACCGTAGGCGACCGCCGCGGCGACTGGCTCCTGAAGCAGTTGCGAGTGATCAAATCCCGCGAGTCGCGCTGCTCGTGCGGTTGCTTCATTCTGCGGAAGCTCAAACATGGCTGGGACCGTGACAACCGCGCCCCGCGGCGATGTCCCAAAGCGTTCTTCGGCCGCTCGCCGAAGATCCTGCAGCACAATCGCTGAGAGCTCTTCCGGCGACTTTGACACATCACAGTTCGCAAAGTGGAGCTGGACATCTTGGCCCATCTTCCGCTTGAACTCGGCCTGGACATCCGGACCCCGACGTGGATCACCGTAGCTAGCTCTAGCCTGCTGTCCGACCTTCTCGGTTCCCCTCTGGTCGTAGGCAACCATCGAGGGTGTGATCTCGGCATTGCGGTTCTTGACGATTTCGATGTTCCCGGATCGTGAGATGGCAACAACAGAGTTGGTCGTTCCCAAGTCGATACCCAAATCAATGGTTGTCGTCATTGCTGTGTCTCCTCGTGCTACTTAGTGGCCTGCCCTGCATCATCTGGGTCTGCTACCACAACCTCGCCTTTACAGAGCAGGCCATCACCTCTGCGTATGATGGGACGAATCGTCTGTTTAACCCACGGACCATGGATGCCTTCTGGAGCTGGGCCATCTGGCTCTTCCCAAGCGATCACATCGACTTCAAGCCAGCCATCCGTGTATGCTCGATCCGTAGGATCATCGATAGTGAGGCCGAGTCCATAGAGCGCATCGGTCAACCGCTTGTGCGAGTCTTGGAGTTGGCGCTTGATTCGTCTGTCCGAATCAGCCATTCCATCGACCCGCCGACCGAGTCTCCATGTGTGTAAGGCGAACGACTCCAGTTCTGGAAGGTCGGGGCTCGAACTGGACTCAGGCTCTCCACGCAACTGAACCGCGAGCATCGCCAAGGCGGCGCTCGGAATCTCGATCGGCGACTCGGTGATACGCATGCAGCGTGGAACAGGTCTGTGCGATATCAATCTTCGATCGCTACTCATAACATAAGCCCTCGTGCCACCGCCGCTCCGAGAAGCGTGATGCCAAACACTATGGGCACCAGACAGCCGGTCTTCTGTTGTGCCGCAACTTTTGTTTCAACTGTGCGGATCTGCTGTAAGAACTGATCGAGTCTGGCACGCATTTCGGCATCACGTGCGTACCGCCGTGCTTCTTCGAGCTTCAG
This Phycisphaeraceae bacterium DNA region includes the following protein-coding sequences:
- a CDS encoding serine/threonine-protein kinase; amino-acid sequence: MQEPRISLKAGTRLRETYTVDRYLGSGRFADVYLVRHRYLGMQALKLLVDAFDEEAGHEAFREAFVLSRITHPGIVRVFDANRIGLRECDNPYITMEYVESGTLADMIDASAFGLKPIAALDLGLQIASALAHAHQLEEAIVHRDIKPSNILIESAGSGLTARVADFGLAQAVDRFTDCVAAAGTLLYTAPESLRGFETPASDVFSLGLVLHELLTGVLPFRKSELRGCSNDSEVRAMLAGMHTDLQTKPSVNDPSLGPDIDYLIKGMLDTSLENRFCNAGAAAVVIESCLRSRIEAGEDWDQGDGRKPAEIGFRIARDHGRRVEAIEWFNKAIDVQPTLRRRLQPFVDLFECREGSHEEARA
- a CDS encoding Hsp70 family protein, encoding MTTTIDLGIDLGTTNSVVAISRSGNIEIVKNRNAEITPSMVAYDQRGTEKVGQQARASYGDPRRGPDVQAEFKRKMGQDVQLHFANCDVSKSPEELSAIVLQDLRRAAEERFGTSPRGAVVTVPAMFELPQNEATARAARLAGFDHSQLLQEPVAAAVAYGMSTESEKALWLVYDFGGGTFDTSLISIRDGALTVVRHAGDNYLGGADFDWAIVDHILLPKIAQKFNIGSLKRHSADDRQSIGRLRRLKAIAEDIKIELSRSDSSELYREAGDVFEDDTGAPVELDLSVSRGEFERLIRDSVSKSVQITRELIRASGYGPGDVEKVVLVGGTTFVPMVREQVGTLGIPTSFELDPMTVVARGAAVFASTQVMPEAEGAGAAVVASGQASVNLEFERITKQATPLVGGRVSTPDGLNATDCRLTITRDDNGFTSGNLALDATGMFFTNVQIRDSGQSSFRLELRGPDGELVPVTPSEFAITHGLTVGKATLPSGCQVALADGSAKMLVSAGTTLPADGHHDLRTSRDLKAGSDDSLVIPFLSGDAPRADHNRVGTMIHIHGAQIRRDLPKGSKVEASVRVDESGVPHPLVYIERLDQEFVPQERGRNTVLEHEPPEVMRQRLAAARAKVTAVAEKASQGDAQEVLEEVQKLEVSSQEDRIEQLIHAWEAGDDVAAGKARNELASLATEVDRLDTLVDWPAKLAEFEKESAKVKELLAELGQTDLNEAIDTVIIEGQRAVKAHDPKMLEASITMLHQIRMMGLQRDPRFWAGMLQFCAERIGEFPDQVKARELMAEGAGAMRRGDVDSLESVCRELIQELPAELAAEAQGAAIRSDVM